The following are from one region of the Stanieria sp. NIES-3757 genome:
- a CDS encoding putative endoglucanase, translated as MLKDINFEIVQDWDGGFKAEVDFSSTDKITNGWQLQFEAPFEIKEIYGAEVVKTENNQYTVGNLDWNEKISTDQSQQIIIIANDYGQLAQPATNFQLLVDEQSNQNLVEPIPPEEPQGTDKPIEQPPITNPEPIPDGNPEGTGKFRYGEALQKSFLFYEANRSGDLPNDKRIEWRGDSALGDGSDVGRDLTGGYYDAGDHVKFGFPMANSMTTLAWGVDEYKQGYQVSGQLDEAIEAIKWGTDFFLKAHVTEDGKTKEFYGQVGNGWDDHAYWGSPETMNMFRPSHKIDASHPGSDLAGETAASLASASILFRGVDDAYADKLLENAKQLYEFADTYRGKYSDSITDAQSFYNSSGYGDELAWGASWLYKATDDKSYLDKAQSYYDHFMGGLGTFTYNWDDKSYGVAVLLAQETGSDRYKSAVEGYLDIWLNGQYGVQYTSGGLAWRGEWGSLRMAANTAFLAGVYSDTVNDGGGRFSAFSEKQINYMLGDNPRNSSYMVGFGDNYSKNPHHRSSHGGGWSEFHNNTLNQHLLYGALVGGPGSTDDFSYQDLVTDYKANEVATDYNAAFTGVLARMYEMYGGDALSNAELDALPGIDIVEV; from the coding sequence ATGTTGAAAGATATTAATTTTGAAATCGTACAAGATTGGGATGGTGGCTTTAAAGCCGAAGTAGATTTTAGTTCTACTGACAAAATAACTAATGGTTGGCAATTGCAATTTGAAGCACCTTTTGAAATCAAAGAGATTTATGGTGCAGAAGTAGTTAAAACGGAGAATAATCAATACACAGTCGGTAATTTAGATTGGAATGAAAAAATCTCAACCGACCAATCGCAACAAATTATTATTATTGCCAACGATTACGGTCAACTTGCCCAACCAGCTACTAATTTTCAGTTATTAGTAGACGAACAATCAAATCAGAATCTTGTCGAACCTATTCCACCAGAAGAACCCCAGGGAACAGATAAACCGATAGAACAGCCTCCTATAACTAACCCCGAACCAATCCCCGATGGAAATCCTGAAGGCACGGGTAAATTTAGATACGGAGAAGCCTTACAAAAATCTTTTCTTTTCTATGAAGCAAATCGTTCGGGAGATTTACCCAATGATAAACGGATCGAATGGCGCGGTGATTCTGCTCTCGGTGATGGCTCTGATGTCGGTCGAGATCTGACTGGCGGTTATTACGATGCTGGCGATCATGTTAAATTTGGCTTTCCAATGGCAAACTCCATGACTACTCTAGCTTGGGGTGTAGATGAATATAAACAAGGTTATCAAGTTAGTGGGCAATTAGATGAGGCTATTGAAGCAATCAAATGGGGTACTGACTTTTTCCTCAAAGCTCATGTTACTGAAGATGGAAAAACCAAAGAATTCTACGGACAGGTAGGAAATGGTTGGGACGATCATGCTTATTGGGGTTCTCCTGAAACAATGAACATGTTTCGCCCTTCGCATAAAATTGACGCATCTCATCCAGGAAGCGATCTAGCAGGAGAAACGGCTGCATCTCTAGCCTCTGCTTCGATTTTGTTTCGAGGAGTTGATGATGCTTATGCTGACAAACTGCTGGAAAATGCGAAACAATTATATGAATTTGCCGATACTTATCGTGGTAAGTATAGCGATTCAATTACCGATGCTCAATCTTTCTACAACTCTTCTGGATATGGAGATGAATTAGCTTGGGGTGCTAGCTGGCTTTACAAAGCTACTGATGACAAATCTTATCTCGACAAAGCTCAAAGTTACTACGACCACTTTATGGGCGGTTTAGGCACTTTTACTTACAATTGGGACGATAAATCCTATGGTGTAGCCGTTCTCCTAGCACAAGAAACAGGAAGCGATCGCTACAAAAGTGCAGTTGAAGGTTATTTAGATATTTGGCTCAATGGTCAATATGGCGTTCAATATACTAGTGGTGGATTAGCTTGGCGTGGTGAATGGGGTTCTCTCCGTATGGCAGCAAATACTGCTTTTCTTGCTGGTGTTTATAGCGATACAGTTAATGATGGAGGCGGTAGATTCTCAGCTTTTTCTGAAAAGCAAATTAATTATATGTTAGGGGATAATCCCAGAAACTCCAGTTACATGGTTGGTTTTGGCGATAACTATTCTAAAAATCCCCATCATCGCTCTTCTCATGGTGGTGGTTGGAGCGAGTTTCATAATAATACTCTTAACCAACATTTACTTTATGGTGCTTTAGTTGGAGGTCCTGGTTCTACTGATGACTTTAGCTATCAAGACCTCGTTACTGATTACAAAGCTAACGAAGTAGCCACCGATTATAATGCAGCCTTCACGGGTGTTTTAGCACGGATGTATGAAATGTATGGTGGTGACGCTCTTAGTAATGCGGAATTAGATGCTTTACCTGGAATTGACATCGTAGAAGTGTAA
- a CDS encoding Dienelactone hydrolase, with the protein MRTPEQETHLECTEVIIPTPDGQMPGWLCTPTQSDRKCQPAIILLMEAFGLTEHIRDVAVRIAKEGYVVFAPDLYYRQLPNNKFGYEQVEQAMAMMWQLDFGRPIEQDIEAALAFLKLQSTVIPNKIGVTGFCLGGGLSFLTACRFSDRIAAVACFYGMVLDEWVEAVQDITVPIYLFFGGADPFIPIERIQQIEARFQELNKDYTLKIYPDADHGFFCHERSSYNPSAAEDSWHELTQFFARHLH; encoded by the coding sequence ATGAGAACACCAGAGCAAGAAACTCACCTTGAATGCACAGAAGTAATAATTCCTACACCTGACGGACAAATGCCTGGCTGGTTGTGTACACCAACTCAAAGCGATCGCAAGTGTCAGCCAGCTATTATCCTTTTAATGGAAGCCTTTGGTTTAACAGAGCATATCCGAGATGTAGCAGTCAGAATTGCCAAGGAAGGTTATGTAGTTTTCGCACCCGATCTATATTATCGTCAATTACCAAACAACAAATTCGGCTATGAACAAGTTGAACAAGCGATGGCGATGATGTGGCAACTTGATTTTGGTCGACCTATCGAACAAGACATTGAGGCAGCATTAGCTTTTTTAAAATTACAATCTACTGTTATTCCAAATAAAATTGGTGTGACTGGGTTTTGTTTGGGTGGCGGACTAAGTTTTCTTACCGCCTGTAGGTTTTCAGATCGAATTGCTGCGGTAGCTTGTTTTTACGGGATGGTATTGGATGAGTGGGTTGAAGCGGTGCAAGATATTACCGTACCTATTTATCTATTTTTTGGTGGTGCAGATCCGTTTATCCCAATTGAGCGTATTCAACAAATTGAAGCACGGTTTCAGGAACTAAATAAAGATTACACTTTAAAGATCTACCCCGATGCGGATCATGGTTTTTTCTGTCATGAACGTTCTTCTTACAACCCTTCAGCAGCAGAAGATTCTTGGCACGAACTTACACAATTTTTTGCTCGACATTTGCATTAA
- a CDS encoding transposase IS4 family protein yields the protein MLRKSYNTRMDKKLLELYSDYIISSFGQITATGLSRVLEGSISHDKITRFLSAKDLESRELWKLVKPVVREYEQEDGVLIVDDTIEKKPHTQENELVCWHHDHQENRSVKGINIINYVYSVEDISLPIGFDVVKKSIKFCEVKTKKEKRKATATKNELTRNQLKICSQNQLKYRYVLADSWFSSKENMAFICQDLDKHLIMALKSNRTVALSEENKKQGCFTRIDELNWSEQISVRGWLKGLDFPVLIYRQVFKNQDGSTGILYLACSDLNCNVPQIEAIYQKRWNVEVFHKTLKSNTGLAKSPTKCLRTQGNHIFMSIYAAFQLECLKLKHKMNHFALRSTIYVKALQQAMCELHLLKSA from the coding sequence ATGTTACGCAAAAGCTATAATACTCGAATGGACAAAAAGCTTTTGGAACTATACAGCGATTATATTATCAGCTCGTTTGGACAGATAACAGCGACAGGATTATCAAGAGTATTAGAAGGAAGTATCAGTCACGATAAAATAACTCGTTTCCTGTCGGCTAAAGACTTAGAGTCACGAGAGCTGTGGAAGTTAGTGAAACCAGTGGTCAGGGAGTATGAACAAGAAGATGGTGTGTTGATTGTGGATGACACCATAGAGAAAAAACCTCATACCCAAGAGAATGAGTTAGTGTGCTGGCATCATGACCATCAAGAAAACCGTTCTGTCAAGGGAATTAACATCATCAACTATGTTTATAGTGTCGAAGACATAAGCCTACCAATTGGGTTTGATGTCGTCAAAAAGTCCATAAAATTTTGTGAGGTAAAAACAAAGAAGGAAAAACGAAAAGCAACAGCAACAAAAAATGAATTAACACGAAATCAATTAAAAATTTGCTCCCAGAATCAACTCAAATACAGGTATGTGCTAGCTGATAGTTGGTTTTCCTCGAAGGAAAATATGGCTTTTATCTGTCAGGATTTAGATAAGCACTTGATCATGGCTCTCAAAAGCAATCGTACCGTAGCCTTGAGTGAAGAAAACAAAAAACAGGGTTGTTTTACCAGAATTGATGAACTCAACTGGTCAGAACAGATCTCAGTCAGAGGATGGCTTAAAGGACTGGACTTTCCTGTTCTCATCTATCGTCAAGTCTTTAAAAACCAAGATGGCAGTACTGGTATTTTGTATTTGGCTTGTAGTGATTTAAACTGTAATGTCCCTCAAATAGAAGCAATCTACCAAAAACGGTGGAACGTGGAAGTCTTTCATAAAACGCTCAAGTCTAATACTGGTTTAGCTAAGTCCCCAACTAAATGTCTTCGTACTCAAGGAAACCATATCTTTATGTCTATCTATGCTGCATTTCAATTAGAGTGTCTGAAATTGAAACACAAGATGAACCATTTTGCTTTGCGCAGTACTATTTATGTCAAAGCTTTGCAACAAGCTATGTGTGAATTACATTTACTCAAGAGTGCGTAA